Genomic segment of Rhodococcus rhodochrous:
AGCACCTCGAGTTCGCGGCCGGTCAACTGTTCGGCGGATGTGCCCTGCCCGTTGAGTGAACGCACGACCGCCGCCGCGCTGCGCGAGTCGAAGGCGCTCTCGCCGCGGGAAACCGCCCGGATGGCGCGCACCAGCTCGGTGGTGTCGACGTCCTTGACGACGTAGCCGCGCGCGCCGGCGTGCACGGCCCGCACGACGAGCTGTTCGTCGAGGAAGGTGGTGAGCACGAGCAGACCGATGCCCGGATGCGCCGAGGACAACCGTCCGCACAATCCCAGTCCCTCGAAGTCCGATCCGGCCGAGAGCTTGAGATCGAGCAGCACGATGTCGGGGCGCATGCGGTCGACGAGCGCGAGAGCTTCCGCGTCCGTCGAGGCCTCCCCCACAACTTCGAGATCCGGTTCGCGGTCGAGGATCGAGCGGAGTCCCTGGCGGAGGATCGCGTGGTCGTCGACGAGCGCGATGCGCACCGTGCCGGGCCGCGCCCGTGGGGTCGCCTGCGGCGGTGTGACGGTCATGACGGTTCTCCCACCTGTTGAGCTACAGCATTGTCCTGCAACGGGATCCGGGCAGCGATCCGCACACCGCCAAGCCGGGAACGACGCACCTCGAGCGTGCCGCCGAGTTCGCGGGCACGAGCCTGCATGTTCGCGAGACCGCGACGGCTCCCGTCGAGATCGTTGGCGGCGAGTCGCAGCATCACCCGCAGACGGGCGGGGTCGCCGTCACCGTCGTCGGCAACCGACAGCAGGACCGCGTCGCGTCCGTAACTGAGCCGCAACACCACACGACTCGCGTTGGCGTGCACGGCCGCGTTGAACAGCGCCTCGCCGGCGATTCTGAGCAGGGCGTGCTCGGCCTCGCCGCTCAGCTCGACCGGTGTGCCGCCCGTCCTCGTCCTGACCTCGAGTTCGCCCGGCATGTGGGCCACGCTGAGCTGTTCGAGCATCTCCGGCAACGACATCCGTTCGGAATCGGACGGCCGGTTCAGCGCATAGATCGCCGACC
This window contains:
- a CDS encoding MadR family response regulator transcription factor, which gives rise to MTVTPPQATPRARPGTVRIALVDDHAILRQGLRSILDREPDLEVVGEASTDAEALALVDRMRPDIVLLDLKLSAGSDFEGLGLCGRLSSAHPGIGLLVLTTFLDEQLVVRAVHAGARGYVVKDVDTTELVRAIRAVSRGESAFDSRSAAAVVRSLNGQGTSAEQLTGRELEVLKLLAAGMSNVKIGEQLFISATTVKFHVSNIMRKLGVSRRAEAVYAASKQGLI